One genomic window of Actinoplanes lobatus includes the following:
- a CDS encoding choice-of-anchor B family protein, with translation MLRGVRRTILAVTGFLLLLAVAGPPATAHDPDTPEGRAEQAEMLRIYQPTWRSGELLAGAPITCVNGMADKYPCKNVDLLSFLPQSALGGGGSSSMWYWTDTRDSNEYILYCRSNGVSFVNVTDPSNPRYLGNLPSSNGVSSSWCDVRTYKNYAYIGKDSVSHGIQIFNLNKLQGVTTTQTFTADARFTGLTNSHTLQINQNTGFLYVSGANTCSKGLTIYDIKTPLTLTLAACYSREVYSHESIVVTYAGPDTRYTGREIAFNYTGQGKRFQILDVTNKSNIVVLSSVTHPGASFIHQGFATSDYKHMIVNDETISTASGSPDFVYNIEKLDAARYVGRDNGTRGTFVNHNGYTVGNRHFQASYRGGLRILDTTNAASASLPEVGYFDVDPSSNASGYSGSWMALPYLKNGVVAVQSIGVGLFLVRPTGTAAVS, from the coding sequence ATGCTCCGAGGCGTACGTCGCACCATCCTTGCCGTCACCGGATTCCTGCTGCTGCTCGCCGTCGCCGGCCCACCGGCCACCGCGCACGACCCGGACACCCCGGAGGGCCGAGCCGAGCAGGCGGAGATGCTGCGCATCTACCAGCCCACCTGGCGCAGCGGCGAACTCCTCGCCGGCGCGCCGATCACCTGCGTCAACGGGATGGCCGACAAGTACCCGTGCAAGAACGTCGACCTGCTCAGCTTCCTGCCGCAGTCGGCGCTGGGCGGCGGCGGCTCGTCGAGCATGTGGTACTGGACCGACACCCGCGACAGCAACGAGTACATCCTGTACTGCCGGTCCAACGGCGTCTCGTTCGTCAACGTGACAGACCCGTCGAACCCGCGCTACCTGGGCAACCTGCCGTCGTCGAACGGGGTCAGCTCGTCCTGGTGCGACGTCCGCACGTACAAGAACTACGCCTACATCGGCAAGGACTCGGTGTCGCACGGCATCCAGATCTTCAACCTCAACAAGCTCCAGGGCGTGACGACCACCCAGACGTTCACCGCGGACGCGCGGTTCACCGGCCTGACCAACAGCCACACGCTGCAGATCAATCAGAACACCGGTTTCCTGTACGTCTCCGGCGCGAACACGTGCAGCAAGGGCCTGACGATCTACGACATCAAGACGCCGCTCACCCTGACACTGGCGGCGTGCTACAGCCGTGAGGTCTACTCGCACGAGTCGATCGTGGTGACCTACGCCGGCCCGGACACCCGCTACACCGGCCGGGAGATCGCCTTCAACTACACCGGCCAGGGCAAGCGGTTCCAGATCCTCGACGTGACGAACAAGTCGAACATCGTCGTGCTGTCCAGCGTGACCCACCCGGGCGCCAGCTTCATCCACCAGGGCTTCGCCACCAGCGACTACAAGCACATGATCGTCAACGACGAGACGATCAGCACCGCCTCCGGCAGCCCGGACTTCGTCTACAACATCGAGAAGCTCGACGCCGCCCGGTACGTGGGCAGGGACAACGGCACGCGTGGCACGTTCGTCAACCACAACGGGTACACCGTCGGCAACCGGCACTTCCAGGCCTCGTACCGCGGTGGCCTGCGCATCCTCGACACCACGAACGCCGCCTCGGCCTCGCTGCCCGAGGTCGGCTACTTCGACGTCGACCCCAGCTCCAACGCCAGCGGGTACAGCGGCAGCTGGATGGCACTGCCGTACCTGAAGAACGGTGTCGTCGCCGTGCAGAGCATCGGCGTCGGGTTGTTCCTGGTCCGGCCGACCGGAACGGCGGCGGTCAGCTGA
- a CDS encoding Crp/Fnr family transcriptional regulator, with the protein MSITVETLAGQPFLDGLTGHQLSLLVPLAGRSTFHAGDRIFREGATADQFWLLTSGHVYLDSEVPGYGYFVLEKLRSPAVLGCSWLFPPYRWQFGAVSVDTTHALTFDGPPVRALLQSDPGLGYQLTTRFLHVMGDRLHAARRRLADCQRAAGHRTEL; encoded by the coding sequence ATGTCGATCACCGTCGAAACGCTCGCCGGGCAGCCGTTCCTGGACGGCCTGACCGGGCATCAGCTGAGTCTGCTGGTCCCGCTGGCCGGCCGGTCGACGTTCCACGCCGGGGACCGGATCTTCCGGGAGGGCGCCACGGCCGATCAGTTCTGGCTGCTCACCTCGGGCCATGTCTATCTCGACAGCGAGGTGCCGGGGTACGGCTACTTCGTGCTGGAGAAGCTGCGGTCGCCGGCGGTGCTGGGCTGTTCCTGGCTGTTCCCGCCGTACCGGTGGCAGTTCGGTGCGGTCTCGGTCGACACGACGCACGCGCTCACCTTCGACGGGCCGCCGGTCCGGGCGCTGCTGCAGAGCGATCCGGGGCTGGGCTACCAGCTCACCACCCGATTCCTGCACGTCATGGGGGACCGGTTGCATGCGGCACGGCGGCGGCTGGCCGACTGTCAGCGGGCGGCCGGGCACCGTACCGAGCTGTGA
- a CDS encoding aromatic ring-opening dioxygenase LigA: protein MSPVRWIGILLSLAGLVMVAAGATTWFTVQSQLADERITVSADADWFAGEKIDGPLTAYSEAQIIEKHALKASGGKTYAELDKEDPVRATVMNGSFLRASLFTSVVSFGIAAMVVGLGFVISLAGYALFLIGRRPATDPAPLA, encoded by the coding sequence ATGAGTCCTGTGCGCTGGATCGGCATCCTGCTGTCGCTCGCCGGCCTGGTCATGGTGGCCGCCGGAGCCACCACCTGGTTCACCGTGCAGTCGCAGCTCGCGGACGAGCGGATCACCGTCTCCGCCGACGCCGACTGGTTCGCCGGTGAGAAGATCGACGGCCCGCTGACCGCCTACTCCGAGGCCCAGATCATCGAGAAGCACGCCCTCAAGGCGAGCGGCGGCAAGACCTACGCCGAGCTCGACAAGGAGGACCCGGTCCGGGCCACCGTGATGAACGGCTCCTTCCTGCGTGCCTCGCTGTTCACCTCGGTCGTCTCGTTCGGCATCGCCGCGATGGTCGTCGGCCTGGGCTTCGTGATCTCGCTGGCCGGCTACGCGCTGTTCCTGATCGGCCGGCGCCCCGCCACCGACCCGGCTCCCCTTGCCTGA
- a CDS encoding glycosyl hydrolase family 65 protein translates to MGGTPVTGRDFDAVLFGLDGVLIPRTPGTADGPGAEIEAFPGSIAWVRELREAGLRTAVVTDRSDRTAVLAVAGLTNLFDTGVDGRAAHELGLSGEPGPGMLLEAARWLGAAPARTVVVEDTAAGVAAGGAGGFGLVIGVDRDGAAAALTRNGADLVVADLGELLVAATDDVHRAGPKEHRLLAASRRLLAAAGDYPTDPWRIVERMYNPGYVEQTETLFAVANGFLGIRGAFEEGQPSFRPATLLNGFHETWPIVYPENAHGFATTGQTIAPVPDGTALRLYIDDDPVTCETTEVREFERALDMRRGVLDRTVVYQLADGRRFRLVTTRFVSLAQRHLAGIRFELTALDAPGRVVISSEMILPRPATETAAFDPRQTRALDDRALVPDGDRTDGARVIRTYRTARSALRVAAGMDHEFDTEVLAHLRTKIDDDRAIVGFAGEVPAGRTVTLTKWLAYHYGPATDTDLIERAAVTLHRARSTGYPATLAAHQDQVRAFWDRSDVVWEGGPAAQQALRFSLFSVMQATLRAEGHGMPAKGLTGTGYEGHYFWDTEVYVLPFLVHTCPEVARSLLMHRVRMLPDARRRAREVGCAGALFPWRTIGGDEASAYYAAGTAQYHIDADIAYALDQYVRITGDTDLLMRHGAELLVETARMWAHLGFFSERRDGRFVIHKVTGPDEYTTVVDNNLFTNMMAAENLRLAADVVDRLRVESPPDHHRLVDRTGLVDEEVRVWRRAADEIYIPYDEQAGVHLQDDGFMDQAPWDFAGTPRDRYPLLLHFHPLVIYRHRVIKQADVVFATVLLPERFTAEQRRRIFEHYDPLTTGDSSLSECVQAIAAADVGKYRTAEEYLVDAAAVDMADTAGNLRDGVHIASAGGTWMALVYAFAGYRWRSPEPEFSPMLPTRARRLRFPLRIRGSVLEVDIEEERVTYSIRDGEPLTARHYGEQFTVTAAAPVSFSGRYRTHDAGPGSPPR, encoded by the coding sequence ATGGGTGGTACGCCGGTGACCGGTCGGGACTTCGACGCGGTGCTCTTCGGCCTCGACGGAGTCCTGATCCCGCGCACGCCGGGCACGGCGGACGGGCCGGGCGCCGAGATCGAGGCGTTCCCGGGATCCATCGCCTGGGTCCGTGAGTTACGCGAGGCCGGTCTCCGGACCGCCGTGGTCACCGACCGCTCCGACCGCACCGCCGTTCTGGCCGTCGCGGGCCTGACCAACCTGTTCGACACCGGCGTCGACGGCCGGGCGGCACATGAGCTGGGGCTCTCGGGTGAACCGGGCCCCGGCATGCTCCTGGAGGCCGCCCGCTGGCTCGGTGCCGCGCCGGCACGCACGGTGGTGGTCGAGGACACGGCCGCAGGCGTAGCGGCCGGCGGGGCGGGAGGGTTCGGCCTGGTCATCGGGGTCGACCGGGACGGGGCCGCGGCGGCACTCACCCGGAACGGAGCCGACCTCGTGGTCGCCGACCTCGGTGAGCTGCTCGTCGCGGCGACCGACGACGTGCACCGGGCCGGGCCGAAGGAGCACCGCCTCCTGGCCGCCAGCCGCCGCCTGCTGGCCGCGGCCGGGGACTATCCGACCGATCCCTGGCGCATCGTCGAGCGCATGTACAACCCCGGCTATGTCGAGCAGACCGAGACGTTGTTCGCGGTGGCCAACGGCTTCCTGGGCATTCGCGGCGCCTTCGAGGAGGGCCAGCCGTCCTTCCGGCCCGCCACGCTGCTCAACGGCTTCCACGAGACCTGGCCGATCGTCTATCCGGAGAACGCGCACGGATTCGCCACCACCGGGCAGACCATCGCGCCGGTCCCGGACGGCACCGCCCTGCGGCTGTACATCGACGACGATCCGGTGACCTGTGAGACGACCGAGGTCCGGGAGTTCGAACGGGCCCTGGACATGCGCCGCGGCGTCCTGGACCGCACGGTGGTCTACCAGTTGGCCGACGGGCGGCGGTTCCGGCTGGTGACCACCCGGTTCGTGTCCCTCGCCCAGCGCCACCTGGCCGGCATCCGCTTCGAGCTGACCGCACTCGACGCCCCCGGACGTGTCGTCATCTCCTCGGAGATGATCCTGCCCCGTCCGGCGACGGAGACGGCGGCCTTCGACCCGCGGCAGACCCGGGCGCTGGACGACCGGGCCCTGGTGCCCGACGGCGACCGAACCGACGGCGCCCGGGTGATCCGCACCTACCGGACGGCGCGCAGCGCGCTGCGGGTGGCGGCCGGAATGGATCACGAGTTCGACACCGAGGTGCTCGCCCACCTCCGCACGAAGATCGATGACGACCGTGCCATCGTGGGGTTCGCGGGGGAGGTGCCGGCCGGCCGTACGGTCACGCTCACCAAATGGCTCGCCTATCACTACGGCCCGGCGACCGACACGGACCTGATCGAACGCGCCGCGGTGACCCTGCACCGGGCGCGGAGCACCGGCTATCCGGCCACGCTGGCCGCGCACCAGGATCAGGTCCGCGCCTTCTGGGATCGCAGCGACGTGGTCTGGGAGGGCGGGCCGGCCGCCCAGCAGGCGCTGCGTTTCAGCCTGTTCAGCGTCATGCAGGCCACGCTGCGCGCCGAGGGGCACGGGATGCCGGCCAAGGGCCTGACCGGGACCGGGTACGAGGGCCACTACTTCTGGGACACCGAGGTGTACGTCCTGCCGTTCCTGGTGCACACCTGCCCCGAGGTGGCGCGCAGCCTGCTCATGCACCGGGTGCGGATGCTGCCGGACGCCCGGCGCCGGGCCCGCGAGGTGGGTTGCGCCGGCGCGCTGTTCCCGTGGCGCACCATCGGCGGCGACGAGGCGTCGGCGTACTACGCGGCGGGGACGGCCCAGTACCACATCGACGCGGACATCGCCTACGCGCTCGACCAGTACGTCCGGATCACCGGCGACACCGACCTGCTGATGCGGCACGGCGCCGAACTGCTGGTGGAGACCGCCCGGATGTGGGCGCACCTCGGCTTCTTCTCGGAACGCCGGGACGGCAGGTTCGTGATCCACAAGGTGACCGGGCCGGACGAGTACACCACGGTCGTCGACAACAACCTGTTCACCAACATGATGGCCGCCGAGAACCTACGGCTCGCCGCGGACGTGGTGGACCGTCTGCGGGTGGAGTCGCCGCCGGATCACCACCGGCTCGTCGACCGCACCGGCCTGGTCGACGAGGAGGTGCGGGTCTGGCGGCGGGCCGCGGACGAGATCTACATCCCCTACGACGAGCAGGCCGGTGTGCACCTGCAGGACGACGGCTTCATGGACCAGGCGCCGTGGGACTTCGCCGGCACACCGCGCGACCGGTACCCGCTGCTGCTGCACTTCCACCCGCTCGTCATCTACCGGCACCGGGTGATCAAGCAGGCCGACGTCGTCTTCGCCACGGTCCTGCTCCCGGAACGCTTCACCGCCGAGCAGCGCCGCCGGATCTTCGAGCACTACGACCCGCTGACCACCGGCGACTCCTCGCTGTCCGAATGCGTACAGGCGATCGCGGCCGCCGACGTGGGCAAGTACCGGACCGCGGAGGAGTACCTGGTCGACGCCGCGGCCGTCGACATGGCCGACACCGCCGGCAACCTGCGCGACGGCGTCCACATCGCGTCGGCCGGCGGCACCTGGATGGCGCTCGTCTACGCGTTCGCCGGGTACCGCTGGCGCTCACCGGAACCCGAGTTCTCCCCGATGCTGCCGACCCGGGCCCGCCGGCTGCGGTTTCCGCTGCGGATCCGCGGGTCGGTACTCGAGGTCGACATCGAGGAGGAGCGGGTCACCTACTCGATACGCGACGGTGAGCCGCTGACCGCCCGGCACTACGGGGAGCAGTTCACCGTCACCGCGGCGGCACCGGTCTCCTTCTCCGGCCGGTACCGCACCCACGACGCCGGGCCCGGTTCGCCACCGCGGTGA